GTGTTCGTGTTTTTATGCTCTTCGGGGAGGGTGTTGGGGGCTACTGTCAGTTTGAACGTATACAGTACAGTTGGGTTTTATCAGACGAATACTACGTCATATTTGGTAGATGGTTCGATTGTCCGTGTTATAGGGAGTTTAGATAACAGTAATGACGGCTTCGTGACTTATGGGGCTGGTTATGATGTCGACTCTACGCAGGGGGATGATGTTTATCTTGGATCGGGGGAAATATCTGGTGATCTCGGACTAATGTTTGCAACCGATATACAATTTGATGATAACGATGTTAAATTCGTGTACTTCCGTATTTTTCAAACGACAGATACAGCTATTGGCTCTGTGGCGGGGAGCTATGTGAATTGGGTTACTTCAGGGATTTATGATGCTGGCAGTTCGGGTTATTCGGTATTAGAATTGGCCATATCAGATTCTTATTCAACAACGAATTATGACAAATTCTATGTCATTCCGGAACCGGGCGTCGCATCTATTTTATGTTTTGTGTTGTTTGTGACGATTGGTGTGTCCCGCAGTGTGAATCAGGGCGGGAAGAAGAAAAAGAATCTTCTGGGTTAGGTGTGAATGAGTATGAAATGTGTGGGTATGAGGGGTTGCCGTGTCATCACGTCGTTAGGACTGACTGTCGCGGCTTTGTTATTTTTAGGGCATGCGGTGCAGGCCACCATGACCACGCCCTTGCAGATTGCCGCCACGGTTGCGATTCATGATGAGCAGGGGAATGTTTTAGCTGGCACGGCCGAGCAGCCGGGTGATCTTGTTCAGGTACTTCAAGCCACCAACGGGATTATTTATCCACCACAGGAGGATGGTAATCCTGATCCACGAAATCCTTTGGTGCAAAATGGAGTGACAGGTATGGGTGCATTGACTGCCCTTGGGATGGAGGACAGCGGTTATTTTGGATGTACGCTGGCCAATCCGCGACCTGCCAGTTCAACACTGTTGTTTGTCCGCATCTTTAATGCTCCCACGTTGGCAGAAGCGACGTTTTACGGCGACTCTGATATCTTCAAGGTCAGTGGAAATAAGATTTTTATGGTGAATATTGCCCAGACATCCAATGAGCTTTTCACCACGGATGCAGATGCAGACGGGCTCAGCGATTCATGGGAGAAAAGTTACGGAACATACGGAAAAAATTCACCCGATTTTGACGGCGACGGAATGGCCGATGTGGATGAATATGTTGCTGGAACCGATCCTGCCAATAAAGCATCCCTGTTCGTTCTTTCACCTGTATCACGTAATATGTCGCCATTTGGAGCTGTACGGGAGATGACCTTGTCCTGGCCATCAGCACCCGGACGGAAATACATCGTTGGCTATGTCGACAGCATTGATGCCGATCCGATCGAATTCATCGATGTCAGCGATACCATCGTTGCAACAGCAGCCGAAACGACCTATCAGCTGGAGTTACCCGCGAGCGGTGCCGGCTATGTGCAGGTTCGCGCCATTCCCTGATCATTCATATCGCACTGGCATACGCCATCTATTCAACACCAATGCCCCAAATCGCGAATAGTGTACACGTCGCCCCACCCCCCGCGCATCTTTCGAGCACCTGTTTTGCGATTATTCCCGAAATAATCGCCATTTTGCATAAAGAATTCCTCCACAAATTCCTTTGAACCAAACACCTGCCCATCACAGAAATAGCGACTCCGACACTGTAACCGTTCAAAATCCGATATCTTCACCCGTTTTCGCAGTTTATCCGGAATCATATTCCTGTCCAGCATCGCAAAATACGGATTCCTGCGCACCTCGTCATACATCAAAATCCGTTCCCAATAGAGCGTTGAAGCCTCATCCCATCCCTCAGCCTTTTCCTTCGCCCGTACCTCGTCATCCAATCGCTTTACCCCGGAAGCCAACGTCATAATCCCATTCCTCGCAGCCATCGCCCCGCCCATCGCCTCACCCAATCCGCAAAATCGATACGCCTTCGGATCGTCCACCATCCCCGCCCGCACGGGATTCATTTCAATATATGCGGCCATAGTCCTTAACGCCAGTCCATCCTCCACCAAAACGCTCTTAAAACGCCGATCCCACAACGTTCCATACCGCCCATTACGCCGATTATACCAGCAGGAAAACCGTTGTTTCACCTGCTTCATAAATTCGCTAATATCATGCATGCGTATCAAATAACGGTTCTTTTCTACCCTCACCAGTTCCATCAGCCCCGCCAATTCCCATTCTGCCCATCGCACCTGGATTTCAACCATTTCCTCCTCAGTATACAGCCATTTCAGCCGCCGCATAAGTTCTTCATCTGTAATTGACTGCACTGCATTGCGTTCCGGTTCCTCCAATAACAGATGAATATGATTCGTCATTACCGCATACGTCAAAACATGAACGCCCGTAAATCCTTCCACCCGCCGGATTAACCTTCGCATGTGCTCCTTCTCTTCCGTGCCCAACAACATTTCACGCCCCACAATCCGTGACATGCAATGATAGTAGGCCAGGTGATCCCGTTTGATTCGCTTTTGTTTCATAGACACATGAAATCATAGACAGTGACAATATGCAACATATATATCCAAAAAAAGACTGACTAAATAAATGTATAATCCGGTGCACGCGTTAAAGACTGCTACGCGATTATTCAGCGTCAAGCAGGTGACGAATGCGGGTGGCTAGCGTTTCGCGGAAATAGGGTTTTGTTAATAGGGGGAATTCACAAGGTATCATGCCGATGGATGCGAGCTGATCCTCGGGAAAACCGGAAATGATCAGTACTTTCATGTGAGGATAGGTGCCAACACAGGTGCGGGCAAACGTGATTCCGTCGATGTAGGGTAACATGGCATCGACGAGCAGCAGGTCAACGTGCTGCATTTGGGCATGAGTGAGTTTTCCTGCGGCATGGGGGTGGGCGACTTCGATGACGGTATAGCCCAGGTGGGAGAGTACGCGCCGGGTTGTTCGGCGAACAATGGGGTCGTCTTCAATGAGCAAAATGGTTTCGCACCCAACTGGAACAGGGATGTTACTGATTGCCTTATCTACCGAGACTGTTTTTTCAGCGCAGGGTAGAAAAAGATGAAAAGCGGAGCCTTCCTCCGGAATACTTTGAACGGAAATAACCCCTTTATGCTGGCGAATAGTCGTATAGACTTGGAAAAGTCCTAATCCGGTACCCTTATCTGTTGGCTTGGTGGAGAAAAAGGGCTCAAAGATGCGGGACAAATTTTCAGCAGAAATACCACAGCCTGTGTCCTGCAGGCTGATACATGCGTAATCAATGCCTTCTTCGGGAAGTTCGTCGTAAAAAATATCACTGTCATTGGATTCGTAGCGATAATGGGTTGTTCCTAACTGAAGGGTTCCCTCATACCACATCGCATCGCAGGCATTGATTACAAGATTAAGAATGACCTGTTCCAGCTGAGACTGATCGGCCATGATCCCTCGTCGCAAAGGGTGACCTGCAGAAGAATGCGTTCGCCGGTAATATGCTTAAGGATACGCTGCATGCTCTGAATCATGGCGTGCACTGAGAAATATTGCGGAGCGACTGGCTTATTTCGTGACATGATGAGCAGGCGACGTGTGAGTTCTGCGGCGTGTCGTGTGGACACAATGAGTTCATCGAGTTCTTCGGCGATCATCGACTCATCATCGGCGAGTTCACGTGCCATGCAGGCATTATTAACGATAACTGTTAGCATGTTGTTGTAGTCGTGAGCAATGCCGCCGGCCATACGTCCCACGGCCTCCATTTTCTGCGACTGATCACGCAGCCCCTGAAGGCGGGTCGTGTGCTGATGACGTAGTTTTGACATATGCAACAGGCGATAAAATTCACGTGGCGTCAATTCACTGCATCCGATCATACCGTGAAAGGCATGACGTAATGCCCAGTCGGCGGTGCTTTCAGTCCAGACCTGTTCCACGAGAATCATAGCATGAAGGCGATTTAGATGGTGAATTGTTTTGTCCGGTATTTCCCATTGTTGCAGTGCGGCATGTTCTACAAGCACGATATCCGGATTGGTCTTCGGGAACAGTTCCATCCATTCTGCACATGTGCACAAAGACGCATCGCAGGCATCCATACAAAGGGATTCATTTGAAGCAAATAGATGCTCCAATGACTGACGAGTGAGATGATTGAGGTAAAGAACGTGAATATTCATGTTGCTGATGTGCTGTAAGACGCGTCGCTGAGGATCTTAATGAGGTAGTCTTCTGCGTCGGTTAGTTCGAAGGGCTTGGTTAGTATTCCGTTGATTTGGCTTTTGGTAGCCGCATCAAAAGATTCCATGGGATAGCCGCTCATCATGATCACTGGAGCCTGAACGCCATACTGCCGCATTTGTACCAGGCATTCTGTTCCACAGCAATCGGGCAATTCCTGATCTAGAAGAACCCCGTCCAGTTTTGCATGATGCAGGCGGGATATCTCGACGGCTTCAGAACCCGTAGTAGCAGAAAAAACATGATAGCCGCGCCGCTCAAAAAAGCGGATGGCGACCTTTAAAAAAAGAAATTCATCGTCTATTATCAACAATGTTTTCATACTTATTGACCTTCGACTTTACGCAATTCCTGTGACCGATCTTTTGACAGGTCGGTAGTAAAAAAAGCACTGCCCTGAGGCAGCAGCATGCGGAAATCATGGATATCCATACGTTCGACGCGCTGTGCTGCCGTACTGAAATCCAGAATATGTCCACCAAACTGTTTATCATCGGATAGGAAATGAAGATGAAATCCGGGCACATTCACCCCTTTTACATAAGGAGGGCAGTAGAAGCCGACCACATGACCAGACACATCATTCATCTCAAAGACGGTCTGTTTTTTAACGACATCAGCCAGCGGAGGGTAGGGCGGAGACTGGCGTGGAACGCTACGGGTTCTCATGTAGGGGAATGTACCATACATATGAATCGCATAGAAAAGGTTGGGCGAAGGAAGCCAGTGATTAAGAGCCGTGCGGACATCATCAAAACAGGCGGCATCAATAACTGTAAACGCATCGGCCTGAAAGTCCGTGATATTGGCAAAAGGGGTCTTTGTTGCCGGATGCACTTCATAGATATGGCCATCGGTACTCACCTGATAGGCATGATCATCCCATATGACCAGTTCTCCATCGAGTCCGTTAAGTGTTCCGATGCCGAAGGAGCCGGACTGGAGAAGTTCGCCTATCGTCGTTGTCCCGTCGTAAATACCGCACAGCAGTGCGTCAATGGTGGATATCTGCGTCAGCTGTGAAGCCCATGCCATTGACCCGGCCAGTGACAGGGTCGCCGCAATGACTGAAAAAAATATAACGCGTTTCATCATCATGATGTCCTATTTATCAAAGCGGATTTGTGCGGAACGTGTATGAGCGTCAAGACCCTCGACGCGCCCAAAGGCATCAATCACAGGCAGCATTTCCTGCAAATCCGCACGGGTTAGCGAAATTACACTGGATCGACGCAAAAAATCGTCGACGGTCAGGCCGGAGAAGAAGGATGCGGTCCCGCCGGTCGGGAGCACATGGCTGGGGCCCGCAGCAAAATCACCCGCGCATTCCGGTGTCCATGGCCCGACGAAGATGGCACCGGCGGCACGTACTTTTTTAACCCACATGCGCGGCTCGCGAATCATGAGTTCAAAATGTTCAGGTGCAAATAAATTGCATAATTCCATTCCGTCATCAATGCGATCCGCGACGACGATCATCGTGCCCACTTGGAGAACCTTCATGATCGCTTCTTTACGGGACAGTTGTTCGGTTTGACGCAGCATGGCTTCACGTACATCGGCCGCCAGCCTGCGTGAAGGCGTGACGAACAACACTTTTTCATGTCCGCTACCGTGTTCTGCCTGCGAAAGTAAGTCTGCCGCCACATGTTCCGCTTTGGCAGTATCGTCTGCAAGCACGGCAATTTCGCTTGGTCCAGCCACCATATCCAGGGCTACTGTTCCATAAACAAGCCGTTTGGCTGCTGTTACATAGGGTCCGCCAGGCCCGACAATTTTTTGAACGGGGGCGATGGTTTCTGTTCCATAGGCCATGGCGGCCACAGATTGAATCCCACCGATTTTATAGATTTCCGTAGCACCCGCAAGATCGAGGGCAAACAGTAGGTAAGGATTGACTGATCCGTCCTTCGCTGCCGGGGTACAGGCGACAATTTCCTGAACACCGGCGACTTTCGCCAGCGTAACAGTCATCAGTGCGGTGGATGCCAGTGGTGCCGCTCCGCCAGGGATATAGGCGCCGATTCGATCGTACGGAACGAACTGCTCGCCCACCATGCCGCCTTTGGCTGTGGGAATGCTCCATTCTTTACGCATGCCTGCTTTAGAGAAGGCGGATATCCGCCGATGGGCATCGGTGGCGGCATTTTTAAAATCATTGTCTACCATTTCGCGCGCCCGCATGATTTCTGGGCGTGTAACGCGAATATTTTCCACAGTAACCTCTGTGGAATCAAAACGATGAATACACTCAAGCAGGGCGGTGTTTCCTCGTTTACGAATGTCTTCCAGCACGGTTTCCGCCAAACGACCGGCCGCAGGATCGGTGGCTGGTCGTTGAATAAAACGCATGATTACAGGATCCGGTTCGTCGGCATGCCATTTTAGAATTGGGATGAGCTGTTCAGTTTCTGTCATGGGTCTTCCTCCTCATTTGTTCTTTTAAAATTGGGTCATTCAGACAGCCGCAGCGCGGACAGCGCACCAGCGGTAAGTCACGCCCGTCGACATAAACATGTTGGCACACATTGCACCGATAAATTCTTTCCTTGGGTTGTAAATCCATTCTTTGTGCATCACGTAGTGCGTAATATAACCAAATAATCATTAGAAAAAGGATCGTAATCAAAAACGGTACGAGAAAAGCAGCAGAGATAGAGACAGGAATCATTCCGATCCTCCATTCTCCATTACCTGCTGTTCAACAGCCGCATATGTTGGATAGCCACGCGCTAAAACAACCAGACCCTCCAGAGTCTCTTCCGGAACCAGCGGTTGCCATTGATACACCGAACGCAATAGGTAATGATCCCGATCTATATCATCGCTACGCTGTACCAGCATCGCAGAATCCACGAGTCCCAAGGGAGAAATACGAACATGGATGTGGGTTTCCCACGCACCGGAGAGGAGGAGATCATCGTGTATGGGTGTGGAGCGGAAATCAGATGCACTGAGTTCGTCGGTAAACAGGATCTGCACCGAGGGATTGGTCGAAGTTTCAAAGGGGGATTCCATCGAATCAGAATCGATACCAAGAATATTCATTTGGTTTAGACTGTCTTTTTTCACATTACCCCAGACCTCGCCGGGGCTTTGGAATGCATAGCGCGGTGTATTGTACAGAAATAATGGCTGCTCCTGCGGGGTCTCAATGGGAGGTAGCATCATGTTGGTTTTCGAGAGGGAAAACTGGCTGAATCCAACTGTGGTGGGCAGTGAGAACAGGATAGGTGACCAGATTTCATGCATAGCGGTATTGGCGTTTGACTGTCCGGTGCTGCTGAAATATTTCATTTTAGGGCTGTGGAACGGAGCGTCTTTAATGAGTTGAAGCCTCGGGCGTAAAAGAAACCCCCACCCAAAAAGCCACAGAAATCCCATCACGCCGGCAGTCACCCATGCCAGTTTGTCCCGTAAATCATATTGGCGTCCGAAGTCGCGTCTCATGGAGCTACCGATTTCCCTGATGACGTCAGTCGCGTACCGAGAACGACATCTCTGATGCCGGCTCGATGCGCTTTGTTGTATATATGCACCAGTGTGTCATAGGGTACGCGTTTATCTGCCTCAATGAGTAGTGTCGCATCAGGGTTGCGATGCACAGCCTGAGCAAACGCTGCTTCCAATCCTTCCAGCGGGGTGCGCTCATCGCCAAAAAAGAAGTAGCCTTCCTGCGTAGCAAACAGCACCATCGCCTCATAATTTGCACCACTGATAAAGGGGGCCTCAGGCAGTTCCAGCTTGATGCCCGGTCGTAAAATCATCATATGGGTCAACATAAAGAACAGAAAAAGCAGAAGAGCCAAATCGATGAACGGGGCAGAATCGATCAAGCCGTTGGCAATGCGATTTTCCTGACGATATTTGCGTTTCAGGTGGATAATTCGCTCAAACAGCGGGCCGGTGGATGCTTTCATGCGCGAATTCCCTTATTGCTCGTCAGCATTTTGAAAGCTTTTGCCACTGAGAAATCCCTGAATATCGATGGACGCATGTTCCATGTCCAGTACAATGGATTCGATCCGACCCACAAGAAAGTTATATCCCACGTAGGAGGGAATCGCGATGACCAGCCCAGCCGCCGTAGTAATGAGAGCTTCAACCATGCCGGTGGACAATTCTCCGATTTGAACCAGCGGCGCATGCTGCTGCATCACAACGAAAATACGGAGCATTCCAATGACTGTTCCCAGCAGGCCGGCCAGCGGGGTCACTTTCGCGATGGTTGCCAGCAGATTCATATTTCTTTCCAGTCTGGGCACTTCAGCCAGTCCCGCTTCTTCGATACTCTGCTGGATTACTTCGGGTGATTCATCATGATGCAGAACAGCTATGCGTGTAATAAAGGCTACGGGCCCTGGTGTTTCCTCGCAAATACTGACGGCTTCAGCCACATTACCTCTGCCCAGAACGGTATAAATACCTTTAAGAAAATCAGAACTGCGAATTTGTGCACGATGCAAATGAAAGAGCCGCTCCAAAAAGATCACGATGGCCATGAACGCTGCGATCAACATAAACCACATGATGGGGCCGCCCTGCTGTATTAAATCAAACATAAAAGAACTCCTGATGCTGTCGATAAAAGATTAAAAAACCCAGTGTTCAAACTGAATTTGCTGACTTTTCGTTTTTGCTTCATTTGCCGCCGGAACACCGGCATCTACAACTCTGCGATAAATGGCAACCGCTTGTTTCCAGCGCTTTTGCTGTTCAGAAATGGCCGCGGCGTTAAAAGCGGAGCGTGTAAACCAGATGGCGGCATTGGGTGTCCGAGCATTTCCTTCGTTCATATAATCGTATACTACGTCCATATAGGTTTTAAATGCTTCATCCACCCGGCCCGTTTTTTCCTGACATCGACCAAGCTTGTACAACGCCTGTAAACGGAGTTCACTGGTTGCTTTGCCACTGTTCAAAACAAGCTCATAGGATGCAATGGCTTCTTCATAGCGTTTGGGATCTTCGGCACCTAGCGTAAACTGACAATCCCCTTTACGGCCATGGGCCAAAATGACCAGATAACTGTCGTTATAATTTTTTATAATTTCATCAAAGGCCAGAATCGCTCCGTCGTACTTCCCCAGCGAACTGAGTGCATCGCCCTGTGCAAAACGGGTCTCCGCCATACGGGCACTGGTCGGATATTG
The Spartobacteria bacterium DNA segment above includes these coding regions:
- the hisD gene encoding histidinol dehydrogenase yields the protein MTETEQLIPILKWHADEPDPVIMRFIQRPATDPAAGRLAETVLEDIRKRGNTALLECIHRFDSTEVTVENIRVTRPEIMRAREMVDNDFKNAATDAHRRISAFSKAGMRKEWSIPTAKGGMVGEQFVPYDRIGAYIPGGAAPLASTALMTVTLAKVAGVQEIVACTPAAKDGSVNPYLLFALDLAGATEIYKIGGIQSVAAMAYGTETIAPVQKIVGPGGPYVTAAKRLVYGTVALDMVAGPSEIAVLADDTAKAEHVAADLLSQAEHGSGHEKVLFVTPSRRLAADVREAMLRQTEQLSRKEAIMKVLQVGTMIVVADRIDDGMELCNLFAPEHFELMIREPRMWVKKVRAAGAIFVGPWTPECAGDFAAGPSHVLPTGGTASFFSGLTVDDFLRRSSVISLTRADLQEMLPVIDAFGRVEGLDAHTRSAQIRFDK
- the budA gene encoding acetolactate decarboxylase, which encodes MKRVIFFSVIAATLSLAGSMAWASQLTQISTIDALLCGIYDGTTTIGELLQSGSFGIGTLNGLDGELVIWDDHAYQVSTDGHIYEVHPATKTPFANITDFQADAFTVIDAACFDDVRTALNHWLPSPNLFYAIHMYGTFPYMRTRSVPRQSPPYPPLADVVKKQTVFEMNDVSGHVVGFYCPPYVKGVNVPGFHLHFLSDDKQFGGHILDFSTAAQRVERMDIHDFRMLLPQGSAFFTTDLSKDRSQELRKVEGQ
- a CDS encoding biopolymer transporter ExbD; its protein translation is MKASTGPLFERIIHLKRKYRQENRIANGLIDSAPFIDLALLLFLFFMLTHMMILRPGIKLELPEAPFISGANYEAMVLFATQEGYFFFGDERTPLEGLEAAFAQAVHRNPDATLLIEADKRVPYDTLVHIYNKAHRAGIRDVVLGTRLTSSGKSVAP
- a CDS encoding response regulator; this translates as MADQSQLEQVILNLVINACDAMWYEGTLQLGTTHYRYESNDSDIFYDELPEEGIDYACISLQDTGCGISAENLSRIFEPFFSTKPTDKGTGLGLFQVYTTIRQHKGVISVQSIPEEGSAFHLFLPCAEKTVSVDKAISNIPVPVGCETILLIEDDPIVRRTTRRVLSHLGYTVIEVAHPHAAGKLTHAQMQHVDLLLVDAMLPYIDGITFARTCVGTYPHMKVLIISGFPEDQLASIGMIPCEFPLLTKPYFRETLATRIRHLLDAE
- a CDS encoding transposase codes for the protein MKQKRIKRDHLAYYHCMSRIVGREMLLGTEEKEHMRRLIRRVEGFTGVHVLTYAVMTNHIHLLLEEPERNAVQSITDEELMRRLKWLYTEEEMVEIQVRWAEWELAGLMELVRVEKNRYLIRMHDISEFMKQVKQRFSCWYNRRNGRYGTLWDRRFKSVLVEDGLALRTMAAYIEMNPVRAGMVDDPKAYRFCGLGEAMGGAMAARNGIMTLASGVKRLDDEVRAKEKAEGWDEASTLYWERILMYDEVRRNPYFAMLDRNMIPDKLRKRVKISDFERLQCRSRYFCDGQVFGSKEFVEEFFMQNGDYFGNNRKTGARKMRGGWGDVYTIRDLGHWC
- a CDS encoding MotA/TolQ/ExbB proton channel family protein — encoded protein: MFDLIQQGGPIMWFMLIAAFMAIVIFLERLFHLHRAQIRSSDFLKGIYTVLGRGNVAEAVSICEETPGPVAFITRIAVLHHDESPEVIQQSIEEAGLAEVPRLERNMNLLATIAKVTPLAGLLGTVIGMLRIFVVMQQHAPLVQIGELSTGMVEALITTAAGLVIAIPSYVGYNFLVGRIESIVLDMEHASIDIQGFLSGKSFQNADEQ
- a CDS encoding response regulator, producing MKTLLIIDDEFLFLKVAIRFFERRGYHVFSATTGSEAVEISRLHHAKLDGVLLDQELPDCCGTECLVQMRQYGVQAPVIMMSGYPMESFDAATKSQINGILTKPFELTDAEDYLIKILSDASYSTSAT